From Halomicrobium salinisoli, the proteins below share one genomic window:
- a CDS encoding DUF1059 domain-containing protein, whose translation MPYEYQCPVTDCEFATQNNEQDAVVEAAQQHHRDRHGNTATRDEVIESIVGH comes from the coding sequence ATGCCCTACGAGTACCAGTGCCCGGTCACCGACTGCGAGTTCGCGACGCAGAACAACGAGCAGGACGCGGTCGTCGAGGCGGCCCAGCAGCACCACCGCGACAGGCACGGGAACACGGCGACCCGGGACGAGGTCATCGAGTCCATCGTCGGCCACTGA
- a CDS encoding fumarylacetoacetate hydrolase family protein, translated as MRLARLLTPAGPVSGEYVDGTIHADDGTYEVGVDGRLLPPCEPTALYCVGRNYAETLEQMEYERPEEPDFFIKPPASLSAHEQPIPYPEFTDELTYAGELAAVIGERCRDVPESEVSDVVRGYTVMNDVDALDQQGRTARKAFDGSGPLGPWIETDLDPRGIDMHTDVGGERRQEANTELMLFDPYEVVSYLSERFTLRPGDVIAFGSPANPGLVEPGEEVAITYEGVGTLRNTVVESE; from the coding sequence ATGCGACTGGCACGACTGCTGACGCCGGCGGGACCGGTCTCGGGCGAGTACGTCGACGGGACGATCCACGCCGACGACGGGACCTACGAGGTGGGCGTCGACGGGCGGCTGCTCCCGCCCTGCGAGCCGACGGCGCTGTACTGCGTCGGGCGGAACTACGCGGAGACGCTGGAGCAGATGGAGTACGAGCGGCCGGAGGAGCCGGACTTCTTCATCAAGCCGCCGGCGTCGCTTTCGGCCCACGAACAGCCGATCCCCTATCCGGAGTTCACGGACGAACTGACCTACGCGGGCGAGCTGGCGGCGGTGATCGGCGAGCGGTGCCGGGACGTCCCCGAGTCCGAGGTGTCCGACGTCGTGCGCGGGTACACCGTCATGAACGACGTGGACGCGCTGGACCAGCAGGGACGGACGGCGCGGAAGGCCTTCGACGGCTCCGGGCCGCTGGGGCCGTGGATCGAGACGGACCTGGACCCGAGGGGCATCGACATGCACACCGACGTGGGCGGCGAGCGCCGCCAGGAGGCGAACACGGAGCTGATGCTGTTCGATCCCTACGAGGTCGTCTCGTACCTCTCCGAGCGGTTCACGCTGCGGCCGGGCGACGTGATCGCGTTCGGGAGCCCGGCGAACCCGGGGCTGGTCGAGCCCGGCGAGGAAGTGGCGATCACCTACGAGGGCGTGGGGACGCTGCGCAACACCGTCGTCGAGTCGGAGTGA
- a CDS encoding DMT family transporter — protein MVAKRTLALALITAVLFGGTFVAAKAGLAYFPPLLFVALRFDVAAVALAAFAVATHSRDQLRPRTRGDLAGILATGVFAIGLANALLFVGQQYATSAVGAIVFGLNPILTPVLAAGLLADERLSRRGVVGLALGLVGVALVVDPDPATLFAGGVGKLLLFAGALSGALGSVLIRRADGTLSSTARTAWGLPFGAALCHLLSLSAGESVAAVTWSQEALLALGYVGLLAGAVAYITYFELLDVAGAVRANLVFYVTPAVATLGGWALLGESISALTVAGFLTIFAGFAVLGSASIDVRALLERAAPSRPVGTKVPDRPNDDADRSAFEHAGD, from the coding sequence GTGGTCGCGAAGCGCACGCTCGCGCTGGCCCTGATCACGGCCGTCCTGTTCGGCGGGACGTTCGTCGCGGCGAAGGCGGGGCTGGCGTACTTCCCGCCGCTCCTGTTCGTCGCGCTGCGGTTCGACGTCGCCGCGGTCGCTCTGGCCGCGTTCGCGGTCGCGACCCACTCCCGCGACCAGCTCCGGCCGCGGACGCGGGGGGACCTCGCTGGCATCCTCGCGACCGGGGTCTTCGCCATCGGGCTGGCCAACGCCCTGCTGTTCGTCGGCCAGCAGTACGCCACCAGCGCCGTCGGCGCCATCGTCTTCGGGCTCAACCCGATCCTGACGCCGGTGCTGGCCGCCGGCCTCCTCGCCGACGAGCGGCTCTCCCGGCGCGGCGTCGTCGGCCTCGCCCTCGGGCTGGTCGGGGTCGCGCTCGTGGTCGACCCCGACCCGGCGACGCTGTTCGCCGGCGGCGTGGGGAAGCTCCTGCTGTTCGCAGGGGCCCTCAGCGGCGCCCTGGGCAGCGTCCTCATCCGCCGGGCCGACGGCACACTCTCCAGCACGGCCCGGACCGCCTGGGGGCTGCCCTTCGGCGCGGCGCTGTGTCACCTCCTGAGCCTGTCGGCCGGCGAGTCAGTCGCCGCCGTGACCTGGAGCCAGGAGGCGCTGCTCGCGCTCGGCTACGTCGGCCTGCTGGCCGGCGCCGTCGCCTACATCACCTACTTCGAGCTGCTCGACGTCGCCGGCGCCGTCCGGGCGAACCTGGTGTTCTACGTCACGCCGGCGGTCGCCACCCTCGGCGGCTGGGCGCTGCTGGGCGAGAGCATCTCGGCGCTCACCGTCGCCGGCTTCCTGACCATCTTCGCCGGCTTCGCGGTGCTGGGCAGCGCGTCGATCGACGTCCGCGCCCTGCTGGAGCGCGCGGCGCCGTCTCGGCCCGTCGGCACCAAGGTACCGGACCGCCCGAACGACGACGCCGACCGCTCCGCGTTCGAGCACGCCGGCGATTAG
- a CDS encoding MBL fold metallo-hydrolase, which yields MPRTLELPSPDEPADLERGSIFFVGTATVILRYAGFTILTDPNFLHRGDHVHLGYGLTSERRTDPAIDVDELPPDLDFVLLSHYHGDHFDRVAEARLDRDLPIVTTHHAAERLAGKGFRATYPLETWETLRVRKGDVDLDVTATPARHGPPVVSKALPQVMGSVLEFGRSGETLFRGYISGDTVLYDDLAAIPEQFPGIDVALLHLGGTRILGLLLTMDAEQGVEMVRLIDADTSIPIHCDDYDVFQSPRADFEAAVERAGLEDRVAYLDRGERYEFQVPLRRT from the coding sequence ATGCCCCGGACGCTCGAACTGCCGTCCCCGGACGAGCCGGCCGATCTGGAACGCGGGTCCATCTTCTTCGTCGGGACCGCCACGGTGATCCTCCGGTACGCGGGGTTCACGATCCTCACAGACCCCAACTTCCTCCATCGGGGCGACCACGTCCACCTCGGGTACGGGCTGACGTCCGAGCGGCGGACCGACCCCGCCATCGACGTCGACGAACTGCCGCCGGACCTCGACTTCGTCCTGCTGTCGCACTACCACGGGGACCACTTCGACCGCGTCGCCGAGGCCCGGCTCGACCGGGACCTGCCGATCGTGACGACGCACCACGCGGCCGAGCGGCTCGCGGGGAAGGGGTTCCGCGCAACCTACCCGCTGGAGACGTGGGAGACGCTGCGGGTCCGCAAAGGGGACGTCGACCTCGACGTCACGGCGACGCCGGCCCGGCACGGGCCGCCCGTCGTCTCGAAGGCGCTGCCGCAGGTGATGGGGAGCGTGCTCGAGTTCGGCCGCAGCGGCGAGACGCTGTTCCGGGGGTACATCTCCGGCGACACCGTGCTGTACGACGACCTCGCCGCGATCCCGGAGCAGTTCCCCGGGATCGACGTCGCGCTGCTCCACCTGGGTGGCACGCGGATCCTGGGCCTGCTCCTGACGATGGACGCCGAACAGGGCGTCGAGATGGTCCGGTTGATCGACGCGGACACGTCGATTCCGATCCACTGCGACGACTACGACGTCTTCCAGTCGCCCCGGGCCGACTTCGAGGCGGCCGTCGAACGGGCCGGCCTGGAGGACCGGGTCGCGTACCTCGACCGGGGCGAGCGCTACGAGTTCCAGGTGCCGCTCCGTCGCACGTGA
- a CDS encoding sulfatase, with product MSDNVLLISLDSLRKDVLGAYEDSETFDYEVETPTLDAFAERATVFDAHYAGSLPCMPARREWLAGVREFLWRPWGPVESYDTTLAEAARDAGVLTQLITDHFHYFQHGSWGYYEDFNGFDFLRGHEYDAYETTPRDVDREFHGRIADEETDPVDGLGFLNRTQYVRNAGDFEGETDFFAPRLFERTADWLDGLDWDRWFCYLDSFDVHEPFHNSAEYASMYTDEDPEDPDLPIWPYYGRVDEGQSALSERELDFVKAQYAGKVTMVDEWLGRIFDVLDEEGLWEETTVIVTSDHGFLLGEYGWMAKNDGPVFDVLANTPLFVWDPDGQRDGDRVDALTTAVDLYPTILETLGADVPAPNHGVSLRPLLEGETDDHRDYVCYGYWGASLNVTDGEYTYHLPGEAGAPVDCYSTHQMNVTGTFHPVVEKPDAEADELPYAETPVWRMPAESYLQHEEPLLHERAGPFGAKENRAGEGLDAEDRLRGAAAELLAAYDAPEKQFDRLGLAPPR from the coding sequence GTGAGCGACAACGTCCTGCTGATCAGCCTGGACAGCCTCCGCAAGGACGTCCTGGGGGCCTACGAGGACTCCGAGACGTTCGACTACGAGGTCGAGACGCCGACGCTGGACGCCTTCGCGGAGCGGGCGACCGTCTTCGACGCGCACTACGCCGGGAGCCTCCCCTGCATGCCGGCCCGGCGCGAGTGGCTGGCGGGCGTCAGGGAGTTCCTCTGGCGGCCGTGGGGACCGGTCGAGTCCTACGACACGACGCTCGCGGAGGCGGCCCGCGACGCGGGCGTGCTCACCCAGCTGATCACCGACCACTTCCACTACTTCCAGCACGGCAGCTGGGGCTACTACGAGGACTTCAACGGCTTCGACTTCCTCCGCGGCCACGAGTACGACGCCTACGAGACGACGCCCCGGGACGTCGACCGGGAGTTCCACGGACGCATCGCCGACGAGGAGACGGACCCGGTCGACGGGCTGGGCTTTCTCAACCGCACGCAGTACGTTCGCAACGCCGGCGACTTCGAGGGAGAGACCGACTTCTTCGCGCCCCGCCTGTTCGAGCGGACCGCGGACTGGCTGGACGGCCTCGACTGGGACCGGTGGTTCTGCTACCTCGACAGCTTCGACGTCCACGAGCCGTTCCACAACTCGGCGGAGTACGCGTCGATGTACACCGACGAGGACCCGGAGGACCCGGACCTGCCGATCTGGCCCTACTACGGCCGCGTCGACGAGGGCCAGAGCGCCCTCTCCGAGCGGGAACTCGACTTCGTGAAGGCCCAGTACGCCGGCAAGGTGACGATGGTCGACGAGTGGCTCGGCCGGATCTTCGACGTCCTCGACGAGGAGGGCCTGTGGGAGGAGACGACGGTGATCGTCACCTCAGACCACGGGTTCCTGCTGGGCGAGTACGGCTGGATGGCCAAGAACGACGGCCCCGTCTTCGACGTGCTGGCCAACACGCCGCTGTTCGTCTGGGACCCTGACGGCCAGCGCGACGGCGACCGCGTGGACGCGCTGACGACCGCCGTCGACCTCTACCCGACGATTCTGGAGACGCTCGGCGCCGACGTGCCCGCTCCCAACCACGGGGTGAGCCTGCGCCCGCTGCTCGAGGGCGAGACCGACGACCACCGCGACTACGTCTGCTACGGCTACTGGGGCGCGAGCCTGAACGTCACCGACGGCGAGTACACGTACCACCTCCCCGGCGAGGCGGGCGCGCCGGTCGACTGCTACTCGACCCACCAGATGAACGTCACGGGCACGTTCCACCCCGTGGTCGAGAAGCCCGACGCCGAGGCCGACGAACTGCCGTACGCGGAGACGCCCGTCTGGCGGATGCCCGCCGAGTCGTACCTGCAGCACGAGGAGCCGCTGCTGCACGAGCGCGCCGGCCCGTTCGGCGCGAAGGAGAACCGCGCCGGCGAGGGCCTGGACGCCGAGGACAGACTCAGGGGCGCCGCCGCGGAGCTACTGGCGGCCTACGACGCGCCCGAGAAGCAGTTCGACCGCCTGGGACTGGCGCCGCCGAGGTGA
- a CDS encoding NADP-dependent phosphogluconate dehydrogenase gives MEFGVIGLGRMGRIVVDRCLDAGHDVVAFDIDEDAVADAADAGAAPADSIPDVADQLGEAKRIWLMVPAGDPVDAALDELEGLVDEDDVVVDGGNSNFRDSMRRAESTDAAYLDCGTSGGPAGAELGFSLMVGGPEWAYEAMTPVFDAVATGPDGHDRMGPAGSGHYVKMVHNGVEYALMQTYGEGFELLANGRFDLDLESVARTWNNGAVIRSWLLELCEEAFAEEGSDLGTVADRVEGGSTGTWTVQEALEQEVPVPLIYQALAERFSSRSTDGDDPGRFSRRLANRLRYGFGRHEVPRREE, from the coding sequence ATGGAATTCGGCGTCATCGGCCTCGGCCGGATGGGACGCATCGTCGTCGACAGGTGCCTGGACGCTGGCCACGACGTGGTCGCGTTCGACATCGACGAGGACGCCGTGGCGGACGCCGCCGACGCGGGCGCCGCCCCGGCGGACTCCATCCCGGACGTTGCCGACCAGCTCGGCGAGGCAAAGCGCATCTGGCTGATGGTGCCGGCCGGCGACCCCGTCGACGCCGCGCTGGACGAGCTCGAAGGGCTCGTCGACGAGGACGACGTGGTCGTCGACGGCGGCAACTCCAACTTCCGCGACTCGATGCGCCGCGCCGAGTCGACCGACGCGGCCTACCTCGACTGCGGCACCTCGGGCGGCCCCGCCGGCGCGGAACTGGGGTTCTCGCTGATGGTCGGCGGCCCGGAGTGGGCCTACGAGGCGATGACGCCCGTCTTCGACGCCGTCGCGACGGGACCGGACGGCCACGACCGCATGGGGCCCGCGGGCTCGGGCCACTACGTGAAGATGGTCCACAACGGCGTCGAGTACGCGCTCATGCAGACCTACGGCGAGGGGTTCGAGCTGCTGGCCAACGGCCGCTTCGACCTCGACCTGGAGTCGGTCGCGCGCACGTGGAACAACGGCGCCGTCATCCGCTCGTGGCTGCTGGAGCTGTGCGAGGAGGCCTTCGCGGAGGAGGGGTCGGACCTCGGCACCGTCGCCGACCGCGTCGAGGGCGGCTCGACGGGCACCTGGACCGTCCAGGAGGCGCTGGAGCAGGAGGTCCCGGTGCCGCTGATCTACCAGGCGCTGGCCGAGCGCTTCTCCTCGCGGTCGACCGACGGCGACGACCCCGGTCGGTTCTCCCGGCGGCTGGCCAACCGGCTGCGATACGGCTTCGGCCGGCACGAGGTGCCGCGGCGCGAGGAGTGA
- a CDS encoding aryl-sulfate sulfotransferase, which translates to MERATRGLAVATVGALLLVGTLVAGAATAPDIGVADAEQRQTLVGSQGGGPGWHDHGSVYLLTGDEMEWREDSADSYFDVTMRDDGTVLAGFMHSGYEEECGPYETPCTKTGFRIIDPGAGEDPEVVEEFAFPVRSQSNSEIHDVEHLASGEYLLTDMDSERLVAVRDGEVTWQWNASELYTAPEDPTRRDWLHINDVDVINESHYLVSVRNANQLVIVERGEGAVEVINEDDDDATDERCQVRGEQLVPDADGDVRCGDPEVLDHQHNPQWLGEGAVLVADSDNDRVVELHRNESTGEWEPAWTLTRAEGLDLNWPRDADRLDNGNTLVTDTLNQRLFEITPNGTVVWSHETPRIPYEAERLPEGERAGAQPYDGNSTVTDPGDGVPVLSTGMTVLRAVAPGTPYWFGEAHLGLSLLGVVLIVGGGIDRWRA; encoded by the coding sequence ATGGAACGAGCGACGCGCGGCCTCGCGGTGGCCACAGTCGGCGCCCTCCTGCTGGTCGGCACGCTCGTCGCCGGAGCGGCGACGGCGCCCGACATCGGTGTCGCCGACGCCGAGCAGCGCCAGACGCTGGTGGGCTCGCAGGGCGGCGGTCCCGGCTGGCACGACCACGGGAGCGTCTACCTGCTGACCGGCGACGAGATGGAGTGGCGCGAGGACAGCGCAGACAGCTACTTCGACGTCACGATGCGCGACGACGGCACCGTGCTGGCCGGCTTCATGCACTCCGGCTACGAGGAGGAGTGCGGTCCCTACGAGACGCCCTGTACCAAGACCGGCTTCCGGATCATCGACCCCGGTGCCGGAGAGGACCCCGAGGTGGTCGAGGAGTTCGCCTTCCCGGTCCGGAGCCAGTCCAACAGCGAGATCCACGACGTCGAGCACCTCGCGTCGGGCGAGTACCTCCTGACGGACATGGACAGCGAGCGCCTGGTCGCCGTCCGCGACGGCGAGGTCACCTGGCAGTGGAACGCCAGCGAGCTGTACACCGCCCCCGAGGACCCCACCCGCCGCGACTGGCTGCACATCAACGACGTGGACGTGATCAACGAGAGCCACTACCTGGTGAGCGTGCGCAACGCCAACCAGCTCGTCATCGTCGAGCGCGGCGAGGGCGCGGTCGAGGTGATCAACGAGGACGACGACGACGCGACGGACGAGCGCTGTCAGGTCCGCGGCGAGCAGCTCGTCCCCGACGCGGACGGCGACGTGCGCTGTGGCGACCCGGAGGTCCTCGACCACCAGCACAACCCGCAGTGGCTCGGCGAGGGCGCCGTCCTCGTCGCCGACAGCGACAACGACCGCGTGGTCGAACTCCACCGCAACGAGAGCACCGGCGAGTGGGAGCCGGCCTGGACGCTGACCCGCGCCGAGGGCCTCGACCTGAACTGGCCCCGCGACGCCGACCGGCTGGACAACGGCAACACGCTCGTGACCGACACGCTCAACCAGCGGCTCTTCGAGATCACGCCCAACGGGACCGTCGTCTGGAGCCACGAGACGCCGCGGATCCCCTACGAGGCCGAGCGCCTGCCCGAGGGCGAGCGCGCCGGCGCTCAGCCGTACGACGGTAACAGCACGGTCACCGATCCCGGCGATGGCGTCCCGGTCCTCTCGACGGGCATGACCGTCCTCCGCGCCGTCGCGCCCGGGACGCCGTACTGGTTCGGCGAGGCCCACCTCGGGCTCTCGCTGCTTGGCGTGGTGCTGATCGTCGGCGGCGGGATCGACCGCTGGCGGGCGTAG
- the arsN2 gene encoding arsenic resistance N-acetyltransferase ArsN2, with the protein MDDAAFTLRPVDNADLSYVETLLEANGLPSRDVREKPECFYVARRGTDRIGVGGVEAHGTDGLLRSLVVEQSARGEGVGAAICDRLEANARADGVERLYLLTTTASSFFANRGYAEIDRSTAPDAIRRTTEFTDLCPESAICMRKRL; encoded by the coding sequence ATGGACGACGCGGCGTTCACGCTCCGGCCGGTCGATAATGCCGACCTCTCCTACGTCGAGACGCTGCTGGAAGCGAACGGCCTGCCGTCGCGGGACGTCCGGGAGAAGCCCGAGTGCTTCTACGTCGCCCGCCGCGGGACCGATCGCATCGGGGTCGGCGGCGTCGAGGCCCACGGTACCGACGGTCTCCTCCGCTCGCTCGTCGTCGAACAGTCGGCGCGAGGCGAGGGTGTCGGCGCTGCCATCTGCGATCGACTGGAAGCGAACGCCCGGGCCGACGGCGTCGAGAGGCTGTACCTGCTCACCACGACGGCGTCGTCGTTCTTCGCGAACCGGGGCTACGCCGAGATCGATCGATCCACCGCACCGGACGCGATCCGACGGACGACCGAGTTCACCGACCTCTGTCCTGAGAGTGCAATCTGCATGCGAAAGCGTCTGTGA
- a CDS encoding 2Fe-2S iron-sulfur cluster-binding protein, translating to MVDPASVAAGAALTLVLVAIHYSTGTGWEANEDISQEVLEQRAATVPDTEFPEPYNRSIGGGGAAAIPAGEAEGELAEGEEGEEDADEGFDPDAIPEDEVEYYEVEFAKEGETIEIANNENILDAGEEEGWDLPYACRQGQCVSCAGQIQEGAATDYIRHSQNESLFEDDMEDGYCLTCVAYPTDDFTLETGEQP from the coding sequence ATGGTCGATCCAGCGAGTGTCGCGGCGGGGGCCGCTCTCACGCTCGTCCTCGTGGCCATCCACTACTCGACGGGGACGGGATGGGAGGCCAACGAGGACATCTCCCAGGAGGTCTTAGAGCAGCGGGCCGCCACGGTGCCGGACACCGAGTTCCCGGAGCCGTACAACCGCTCGATCGGTGGCGGCGGCGCGGCCGCCATCCCGGCCGGCGAGGCCGAGGGCGAGCTCGCCGAGGGCGAAGAGGGCGAAGAGGACGCCGACGAGGGCTTCGACCCCGACGCCATCCCGGAGGACGAGGTGGAGTACTACGAGGTCGAGTTCGCCAAGGAGGGCGAGACCATCGAGATCGCCAACAACGAGAACATCCTCGACGCGGGCGAGGAGGAAGGCTGGGACCTGCCCTACGCCTGCCGCCAGGGCCAGTGCGTCTCCTGCGCCGGCCAGATCCAGGAGGGGGCCGCCACTGACTACATCCGTCACAGCCAGAACGAGTCGCTGTTCGAGGACGACATGGAAGACGGGTACTGCCTGACCTGCGTCGCGTACCCGACCGACGACTTCACCCTGGAGACCGGCGAGCAGCCGTAG
- a CDS encoding site-2 protease family protein, whose amino-acid sequence MRSYQIGRIWGIPIRIHVSLLVVLPIFAWLLGSGQQITLYAGLIEGFTGAPLDVDALQRGQTPWLIGSLAAFGLFFSVAVHELGHAWAAMRYDLEVESITLWILGGLANLGSIPREWNKEFWIAVAGPITSVLTGAVFYAALFAIPSSLHVATFVVGWLAVTNIILAVFNMVPAFPMDGGRVLRALLARSRPYGSATRIAARVGSIFAILFAVVGVLSFSPMLLLLALFIYGAASGESRAVALADLLEGMTVGDLASAPDATIDADATVEDLVGRMFADRRTEYAVTRDGDVVGVITVEDFRSLSEDERDRTPVSDLMATDLPRIDAATPAFDALMELDTGRASEAFVVGGGRVRVVSRADYADAMETRRLLGDGDPF is encoded by the coding sequence ATGCGCTCCTATCAGATCGGGCGGATCTGGGGCATCCCGATCCGCATCCACGTGTCGCTGCTCGTCGTGTTGCCGATATTCGCCTGGCTGCTGGGCAGCGGCCAGCAAATCACGCTGTACGCCGGTCTCATCGAGGGGTTCACCGGTGCGCCGCTGGACGTCGACGCGCTCCAGCGGGGCCAGACGCCCTGGCTGATCGGCTCGCTGGCGGCGTTCGGCCTGTTCTTCAGCGTCGCCGTCCACGAACTGGGCCACGCCTGGGCGGCGATGCGCTACGACCTCGAGGTCGAGTCGATCACGCTGTGGATCCTGGGCGGGCTGGCGAACCTCGGCTCGATCCCCCGCGAGTGGAACAAGGAGTTCTGGATCGCCGTCGCCGGCCCGATCACCAGCGTGCTGACCGGTGCCGTCTTCTACGCCGCGCTGTTCGCGATCCCCTCGTCGCTCCACGTCGCCACGTTCGTCGTCGGCTGGCTGGCGGTGACGAATATCATCCTCGCCGTGTTCAACATGGTGCCCGCGTTCCCGATGGACGGCGGGCGCGTCCTGCGGGCGCTGCTGGCCCGCTCGCGACCCTACGGCTCGGCCACCCGCATCGCCGCACGGGTGGGATCCATATTCGCGATCCTGTTCGCCGTCGTGGGCGTCCTCTCCTTTAGCCCGATGCTCCTGCTTTTGGCGCTGTTCATCTACGGCGCCGCGAGCGGCGAGTCCCGCGCGGTCGCGCTGGCGGACCTGCTGGAGGGCATGACCGTCGGCGACCTGGCCAGCGCGCCGGACGCGACGATCGACGCCGACGCCACCGTCGAGGACCTCGTCGGCCGGATGTTCGCCGACCGCCGGACGGAGTACGCCGTCACCCGCGACGGCGACGTCGTCGGCGTCATCACCGTCGAGGACTTCCGGTCGCTCTCCGAGGACGAGCGCGACCGGACGCCCGTCTCGGACCTGATGGCGACCGACCTGCCCCGGATCGACGCCGCGACGCCCGCCTTCGACGCGCTGATGGAGCTCGACACCGGCAGGGCCAGCGAGGCGTTCGTCGTCGGCGGCGGCCGGGTCCGGGTCGTCTCCCGCGCGGACTACGCCGACGCCATGGAGACCCGGCGGCTGCTGGGCGACGGCGATCCGTTCTGA
- a CDS encoding Cdc6/Cdc18 family protein gives MDNGAESDHVGDDEASSPSESSVVDSILDGEAETVFENKDLVDPNTIVDQDRIYGRDEQLAAEARAFRDTLDGERPPDLLLYGPSGTGKTLTVKAVANKVKQRAKQEGLVFDFVAVNFKTMESHTLDRAVWKLGYQTAQKAGVVWDIPRKGVSTDAKYVRLYEIVDEHFDSLVFILDEIDALTGHKNEDEPAYSRLLYSLSRVMAEQHVDTLISTVVVTNYPKFRENLDSRTDSSYNPNGIHFSDYDANELIEILDRRRDAFKQDALKEGVIELVAAYGAQNEGDARRAIDLLRDAGEIANRDGDSKVREDHVQSANDSVVKNRVLEIVGGMSLQKKLSLYAAALVADVNDGAAPSPVVYRAYKTVCKMSDREIYTQETVNSHINKAGTYGVLESERTSSGYKSGVHLLFEFNEPVDAVLETIEDDSAFDDIEAEEVRSMAAKAL, from the coding sequence ATGGACAACGGGGCCGAATCAGATCACGTCGGGGACGACGAGGCGTCGTCTCCGTCGGAGTCGTCCGTCGTCGACAGCATCCTCGACGGGGAGGCGGAGACGGTCTTCGAGAACAAGGACCTCGTCGATCCGAACACGATCGTCGACCAGGACCGGATCTACGGCCGGGACGAGCAGCTAGCCGCGGAGGCTCGCGCGTTCCGTGACACGCTGGACGGCGAGCGGCCGCCCGACCTCCTGCTGTACGGGCCGAGCGGGACCGGGAAGACGCTGACCGTGAAGGCGGTCGCGAACAAGGTCAAGCAGCGGGCCAAGCAGGAGGGCCTCGTCTTCGACTTCGTCGCGGTGAACTTCAAGACGATGGAGTCGCACACCCTCGATCGCGCCGTCTGGAAGCTGGGTTATCAGACGGCACAGAAGGCGGGCGTCGTGTGGGACATCCCGCGCAAGGGGGTCTCGACTGACGCGAAGTACGTCCGCCTCTACGAGATCGTCGACGAGCACTTCGACTCGCTGGTGTTCATCCTCGACGAGATCGACGCGCTCACCGGGCACAAGAACGAGGACGAACCGGCGTACTCCCGGCTGCTGTACAGTCTCAGCCGGGTCATGGCGGAACAGCACGTCGATACGCTCATCTCGACGGTGGTCGTCACGAACTACCCCAAGTTCCGCGAGAACCTCGACAGCCGGACCGACAGCTCCTATAACCCCAACGGGATCCACTTCTCGGACTACGACGCGAACGAGCTGATCGAGATCCTCGATCGACGCCGCGACGCCTTCAAGCAAGACGCGCTCAAGGAGGGCGTCATCGAACTCGTCGCCGCCTACGGCGCGCAGAACGAGGGCGACGCACGCCGTGCGATCGACCTGCTCCGGGACGCCGGGGAGATCGCGAACCGCGACGGCGACTCGAAAGTGCGAGAGGACCACGTCCAGTCCGCCAACGACTCGGTCGTCAAGAACCGAGTGCTGGAGATCGTCGGCGGCATGTCCCTCCAGAAGAAGCTCTCCCTCTACGCGGCCGCGCTCGTCGCCGACGTCAACGACGGCGCCGCGCCGAGCCCCGTCGTCTACCGGGCCTACAAGACCGTCTGCAAGATGTCCGACCGGGAGATCTACACGCAGGAGACCGTCAACAGCCACATCAACAAGGCGGGCACCTACGGCGTCCTCGAGAGCGAGCGGACGAGCAGCGGCTACAAGTCCGGCGTCCACCTGCTCTTCGAGTTCAACGAACCCGTCGACGCCGTCCTCGAGACCATTGAGGACGACAGCGCGTTCGACGACATCGAGGCGGAGGAGGTCCGCTCGATGGCCGCGAAGGCGCTGTAG